From Patescibacteria group bacterium, a single genomic window includes:
- a CDS encoding M48 family metallopeptidase, which translates to MYNQIDSNKRKSAVLIALFIVIVGLVGWAFGAVTDMGYGGLFLAVIFAVVTSLYGYFSGDKVALWTSGAKQVTKEESPYVYRMVENLCITAGIPIPKVHIISDSAINAFATGRDPEHASIAVTTGAIEKLENEELEGVLAHELSHIKNYDIRLMTLVIICVGIIALLSNWFFRMSFFGGRKSSREGGGQIQLIIMVIGIVLLIFAPIIGQLIKLAVSRKREFLADASGSLLTRYPAGLANALQKINDQNIDPMLRANNSTAHLYISNPFGQKARKGLAKLFSTHPPIEERISALRAMA; encoded by the coding sequence ATGTATAATCAAATCGACTCCAATAAAAGAAAATCTGCAGTATTAATTGCTCTGTTTATCGTTATCGTCGGGCTGGTTGGTTGGGCATTTGGCGCTGTTACCGACATGGGATACGGAGGATTATTTCTGGCGGTAATATTTGCAGTTGTAACATCATTGTACGGTTATTTTTCCGGCGATAAAGTCGCTCTGTGGACTTCGGGAGCAAAGCAGGTAACAAAAGAGGAAAGCCCCTACGTTTATCGCATGGTGGAGAATTTATGCATTACTGCGGGAATTCCGATACCAAAAGTCCATATCATTTCAGACAGCGCGATCAATGCTTTTGCCACCGGTCGGGATCCGGAACATGCTTCTATCGCCGTAACCACTGGCGCTATTGAGAAACTGGAAAATGAAGAACTAGAAGGAGTGTTGGCCCATGAATTATCACATATTAAAAACTATGATATTCGCCTGATGACCCTGGTTATTATTTGCGTCGGGATTATTGCATTATTATCAAACTGGTTTTTTCGAATGAGTTTTTTTGGCGGAAGAAAAAGTTCTCGGGAAGGCGGAGGTCAAATACAACTGATTATTATGGTTATTGGGATTGTATTACTAATTTTTGCTCCAATCATCGGGCAACTGATCAAACTGGCCGTTTCCAGAAAAAGAGAATTCCTGGCGGATGCCTCCGGCTCGCTCCTGACCAGATATCCGGCCGGATTGGCAAATGCCCTGCAAAAGATTAATGATCAAAATATTGATCCAATGTTGAGGGCAAATAATTCAACCGCGCATTTGTATATTTCTAACCCTTTCGGTCAAAAAGCACGCAAAGGTCTGGCAAAATTGTTTTCCACTCACCCGCCGATTGAGGAAAGAATATCAGCTCTCCGTGCGATGGCATAA
- a CDS encoding LemA family protein: MDILLWVVVGLLAVVGLWFVATYNGLIKLKNRTDEAWSDIDVQLKRRYDLIPNLVEAVKGYATHEKELFEKVTQARSNAMQATTPEEQGKAENMLSGTLKSLFAVAENYPDLKANQNFAKLQDELSDTENKIQASRRFYNGNVRDFNTKLQVFPTNMVGNMLGFKNREFFEIEDAAQKENVQVKF, from the coding sequence ATGGATATATTGTTATGGGTCGTAGTAGGTTTGCTTGCCGTCGTCGGCTTATGGTTTGTTGCCACCTACAACGGTCTTATTAAATTAAAAAACAGGACTGACGAAGCTTGGTCGGATATCGACGTTCAATTAAAAAGAAGGTATGACCTAATCCCCAACCTTGTTGAGGCGGTTAAAGGTTATGCGACACATGAAAAGGAACTTTTTGAAAAAGTCACCCAGGCACGCAGTAATGCAATGCAGGCAACAACTCCGGAAGAACAAGGTAAAGCGGAGAATATGCTGTCCGGTACTTTAAAATCGCTATTTGCTGTTGCTGAGAATTATCCTGATTTGAAAGCGAATCAGAATTTTGCCAAACTCCAAGATGAACTTTCTGACACAGAAAACAAAATCCAGGCTTCAAGAAGATTTTACAACGGCAATGTCCGCGACTTCAATACAAAACTGCAGGTATTCCCTACCAATATGGTCGGCAATATGCTAGGTTTCAAAAACAGAGAATTTTTTGAGATTGAGGATGCGGCACAAAAAGAAAATGTCCAGGTAAAATTCTAG